The proteins below are encoded in one region of Buttiauxella gaviniae:
- the dgcQ gene encoding cellulose biosynthesis regulator diguanylate cyclase DgcQ yields the protein MFGNAIQRVISRFKSPQKVVNICFIVVFLFSTVLTWREAMVLEGAYVANQRNSLDSVATLLDRQLQHNIDNLLFYRNAMQYALQSPISTDRTRKSLADFDLLRTQPFWQLRLDMNRSLPMSGVSDEFVNSSPLLDRDEKTLHSELSSALELSYIMRLSDRSRPLQQRMFYASRSGFFLTSTPPANDPKIIALYYRLIAQPYFSSQSPQNNPSRTLKWTHTFAPVFASGQILTATVPLDYNGRWYGVLALDYPIESLHSFLQQAKYDDHEGTVLLYDNEFNPIATSAENLPKHPLFTEPQLAQIAGVVTAAKQGDQGELRMDSRFITWAKLNNFDGLLVKVHTLQEGVQGEFGRISIVLSVLWVLFTLMLFVSWIVIRNLVNNMYSLQQTLSWRANYDTLTRLYNRGAFFDIARALSKQCQQQKVPFSVIQMDLDLFKSINDRFGHSSGDKVLAHAAAMLSDAFRHGDVAGRVGGEEFCIVLPGTTLEEAVKVAERIRVRINSRELLLKQGNTVRISASFGVSSAFEFNDYDFERLQTYADHRLYKAKQNGRNQVCSAD from the coding sequence GTGTTTGGCAATGCAATTCAACGCGTAATAAGCCGTTTTAAAAGCCCGCAAAAAGTCGTTAACATCTGTTTTATCGTGGTATTTTTGTTCTCGACGGTGCTGACCTGGCGTGAAGCGATGGTGCTTGAAGGTGCCTACGTTGCTAACCAGCGTAACAGCCTTGATAGCGTCGCCACCTTGCTCGACAGGCAACTGCAGCACAACATCGATAACCTGCTGTTTTATCGCAATGCCATGCAATATGCGCTGCAATCCCCGATCTCAACCGACAGAACCCGCAAATCGCTGGCGGATTTTGACCTTTTACGCACCCAGCCTTTCTGGCAATTACGCCTGGATATGAACCGCAGCCTGCCGATGAGCGGGGTGTCTGATGAATTTGTGAATAGCAGCCCGTTGCTCGACCGTGACGAAAAGACGCTTCACTCGGAACTCAGCTCGGCGCTGGAATTAAGTTATATCATGCGTTTATCCGACAGATCGCGACCGTTACAGCAACGGATGTTTTATGCTTCACGCAGCGGATTTTTCCTCACCAGCACGCCGCCGGCCAATGACCCGAAGATCATCGCACTCTATTACCGCCTGATTGCGCAGCCCTATTTTTCGTCCCAGTCCCCGCAAAATAACCCGTCGCGAACCCTGAAATGGACGCATACCTTTGCCCCTGTTTTTGCCTCCGGGCAAATCCTTACTGCGACGGTCCCGCTGGACTATAACGGGCGTTGGTATGGCGTTCTGGCGTTGGATTACCCCATCGAGTCGCTGCACAGTTTTTTACAGCAAGCCAAATATGACGACCATGAAGGCACGGTGCTGCTGTATGACAACGAATTCAATCCTATAGCAACTTCTGCTGAAAACTTGCCGAAGCATCCGTTATTTACCGAGCCCCAACTGGCACAAATTGCCGGTGTCGTGACGGCGGCAAAGCAGGGCGATCAGGGTGAATTACGCATGGACAGCCGTTTTATCACCTGGGCGAAGCTCAACAATTTTGATGGCCTGCTGGTAAAAGTTCACACCCTGCAAGAAGGGGTACAAGGTGAGTTTGGCCGGATCAGTATCGTCCTGAGCGTTCTGTGGGTGCTGTTTACGCTGATGCTGTTTGTCTCCTGGATTGTGATTCGCAATCTGGTAAATAACATGTATAGCCTGCAACAGACGCTCTCCTGGCGTGCCAACTACGACACATTAACCCGCTTGTATAACCGGGGGGCTTTCTTTGATATTGCGCGGGCGTTATCGAAGCAATGCCAGCAACAAAAGGTGCCGTTCTCTGTCATTCAGATGGATCTCGATCTCTTCAAAAGCATCAACGACAGGTTTGGGCACAGCAGCGGAGACAAAGTCCTCGCCCACGCGGCAGCGATGCTCAGCGATGCGTTTCGTCATGGCGACGTGGCAGGGCGCGTGGGGGGCGAAGAGTTTTGTATTGTTCTGCCTGGCACCACGCTTGAAGAGGCCGTGAAAGTGGCCGAGCGCATCCGCGTGCGCATTAATAGCAGGGAGCTGCTGTTAAAGCAGGGGAATACGGTCAGGATCAGCGCCTCGTTTGGCGTGAGCAGCGCATTCGAATTTAACGATTACGATTTTGAGCGGCTGCAAACCTATGCGGACCATCGCCTATATAAAGCGAAGCAAAATGGCCGCAATCAGGTTTGTAGTGCGGATTAA
- a CDS encoding mannosyl-3-phosphoglycerate phosphatase-related protein — protein MPQLHEPLLIVSDLDGTLLEHHSYNWEAARPWIEVLRDHNIPLILCSAKSAAEIIDWQNALALTGQAFIAENGAVIQLDARWSDHKDYPRLLTGIRHEELFSLLDKLRQKFGFKFTCFADVDESTLCELTGLTRNQASLAKLSEASETLIWRDTDEQLAAFNDQLAALGLMMLQGGRFWHVLDMQAGKDKALHWLQEQFQHREGKPHITLGLGDSPADAPLLESVDYAVIVKGYSRQAVTLQNDNAQRVYRTQAYGPEGWKEGLDHFIPLK, from the coding sequence ATGCCGCAGTTGCACGAACCGTTATTAATTGTTTCCGATCTTGATGGCACGCTACTGGAACATCATTCCTACAATTGGGAAGCCGCACGTCCGTGGATTGAGGTATTACGCGACCACAATATCCCCTTAATTTTGTGTAGCGCGAAAAGCGCGGCGGAAATTATTGACTGGCAAAATGCCCTGGCCTTAACCGGGCAGGCGTTTATCGCAGAGAACGGGGCGGTGATTCAACTTGATGCGCGCTGGAGCGACCATAAAGACTACCCTCGCCTGTTAACCGGCATTCGCCATGAAGAACTGTTCTCCCTGCTTGATAAGCTGCGCCAAAAGTTTGGTTTTAAATTCACCTGCTTCGCCGATGTCGACGAAAGTACCCTGTGCGAATTGACGGGGCTTACCCGCAACCAGGCAAGTCTTGCCAAACTCAGCGAAGCCTCGGAAACCTTAATCTGGCGGGATACCGACGAACAGTTGGCAGCATTTAATGACCAGCTCGCGGCGCTGGGTTTGATGATGTTGCAGGGCGGGCGATTCTGGCATGTTCTGGACATGCAGGCGGGCAAAGATAAAGCGCTTCACTGGCTACAAGAGCAGTTTCAGCATCGCGAAGGGAAACCCCATATCACCCTTGGGCTTGGCGACAGTCCAGCCGATGCACCGCTGCTCGAAAGCGTTGATTATGCTGTGATCGTCAAAGGCTATAGCCGCCAGGCGGTGACGCTACAAAATGATAACGCCCAGCGGGTCTATCGCACGCAGGCCTATGGCCCTGAAGGCTGGAAAGAGGGTCTTGATCACTTTATCCCTCTTAAATAA
- the yodD gene encoding YodD family peroxide/acid resistance protein: protein MKTAKELNETAGIDVDALLAAINEISESEVTRANDDPHRVSIDGRTWHTYSELAEAFELDIHDFSVNEVNR, encoded by the coding sequence ATGAAGACCGCGAAAGAGCTCAATGAAACCGCAGGCATTGATGTTGATGCGCTGTTAGCGGCCATCAATGAGATAAGCGAAAGCGAGGTGACGCGTGCCAATGACGATCCGCATCGGGTAAGTATCGATGGCCGCACATGGCACACCTATTCCGAACTTGCGGAGGCTTTTGAGCTGGATATCCATGATTTTAGCGTTAACGAAGTGAACCGCTGA
- the dsrB gene encoding protein DsrB, with amino-acid sequence MNINDRVTVKTDGGPRRPGVVLAVEQFSEGTMYLVSLEEYPLGIWFFNELGHPDGIFVERSE; translated from the coding sequence ATGAATATCAACGATCGCGTCACAGTCAAAACCGATGGCGGCCCGCGTCGGCCAGGCGTTGTGTTAGCAGTCGAGCAATTTAGTGAAGGGACGATGTATCTGGTGTCGCTCGAGGAGTACCCGCTGGGCATCTGGTTCTTTAACGAGTTAGGCCACCCGGACGGTATTTTTGTGGAGCGCTCTGAATAA
- the rcsA gene encoding transcriptional regulator RcsA, with amino-acid sequence MSTIIMDLCSYTRLGLTGYLTSRGIRKRQMTNVETIEELSLACETQTPNVVFINEDCFIHDAQSSERIKQIINQHPNTLFLVFMAIANIHFDEYLLVRSNLLISSKSIKPESLDEILSEYLAKNAHCIGHINLPTLSLSRTESSMLKMWMSGQGTIQISDQMNIKAKTVSSHKGNIKRKIKTHNKQVIYHVVRLTDNVTNGIFVNLR; translated from the coding sequence ATGTCAACGATCATTATGGACCTATGCAGCTATACCCGGTTGGGATTAACAGGATATTTGACCAGCCGTGGTATCCGAAAACGACAGATGACCAACGTCGAGACGATAGAGGAACTCTCGCTCGCCTGTGAAACTCAGACGCCGAATGTGGTGTTTATTAATGAAGACTGTTTTATTCATGATGCGCAAAGTAGCGAGCGAATTAAGCAGATCATTAATCAGCATCCCAATACTTTATTTCTGGTGTTTATGGCGATAGCCAATATTCATTTTGATGAATATCTTTTGGTCCGCAGCAATCTACTGATCAGTTCAAAATCTATAAAACCAGAATCACTGGACGAAATCCTTTCAGAATATTTAGCAAAGAATGCGCACTGCATCGGGCATATTAATTTACCCACGTTATCATTAAGCCGTACCGAGTCCAGTATGCTTAAAATGTGGATGTCCGGACAAGGCACGATTCAAATATCCGACCAGATGAATATCAAAGCGAAAACGGTCTCCTCTCACAAAGGCAATATTAAACGCAAGATAAAGACGCACAATAAGCAGGTGATTTATCACGTGGTGCGTTTGACCGATAATGTTACCAACGGGATTTTTGTTAATTTACGTTGA
- the fliR gene encoding flagellar biosynthetic protein FliR — MIHIDSGQWLTLLSMGFWPFLRVLALISTAPILSERAISKKVKVGLALMITWIIAPTIPSSSVTIFSAAGFWLAAQQILIGIALGFTMQFAFAAVRTAGEIIGLQMGLSFATFFDPGSRLNMPVLARFMDMLAMLLFLVFNGHLWLISMLVDTFHTLPIGGNPINSNAFMALTRAGGLIFLNGLMLALPLITLLLTLNIALGLLNRMSPQLSVFVIGFPLTLAVGILVMTALIPLMAPFTEHLFSEVFNLLADIVSEIPAN; from the coding sequence ATGATTCACATTGATAGCGGGCAGTGGCTCACGTTATTGAGTATGGGATTCTGGCCATTTCTACGCGTTTTGGCTCTGATTTCTACCGCCCCGATTCTGAGTGAACGTGCCATTTCCAAAAAGGTAAAAGTTGGCCTGGCGCTGATGATTACCTGGATAATCGCACCCACGATTCCCTCAAGCAGCGTGACGATTTTCTCCGCGGCAGGGTTTTGGCTCGCCGCGCAGCAAATTCTGATTGGCATCGCGCTGGGCTTTACGATGCAGTTTGCTTTTGCCGCCGTGCGCACCGCCGGGGAGATCATCGGCCTGCAGATGGGGCTCTCATTCGCCACCTTCTTTGACCCTGGAAGCCGTTTAAATATGCCGGTGCTTGCCCGCTTTATGGACATGCTGGCGATGCTGCTTTTTCTGGTGTTTAACGGCCATCTGTGGCTGATTTCGATGCTGGTCGACACATTTCATACTCTGCCCATCGGCGGGAATCCGATTAACAGTAACGCTTTTATGGCGCTGACGCGTGCAGGCGGGCTGATCTTCCTCAATGGGTTAATGCTCGCGCTGCCGCTGATTACACTGCTGCTGACGCTGAACATTGCCCTCGGTTTGCTTAACCGTATGTCACCCCAGCTTTCGGTGTTTGTGATTGGTTTTCCGCTCACGCTTGCGGTTGGCATATTAGTGATGACGGCATTAATTCCTTTAATGGCTCCGTTCACCGAGCATTTATTTAGTGAAGTATTTAATTTACTCGCCGATATTGTCAGTGAGATCCCCGCCAATTAA
- the fliQ gene encoding flagellar biosynthesis protein FliQ: MTPESVMMMGTEAMKVALALAAPLLMVALVTGLVISMLQAATQINEMTLSFIPKILAVFVTIIVAGPWMLNLLLDYMRTLLTNIPMNIG; the protein is encoded by the coding sequence ATGACGCCTGAGTCAGTCATGATGATGGGCACCGAAGCGATGAAAGTGGCTTTGGCGCTCGCCGCCCCGTTGTTGATGGTCGCCCTGGTGACGGGTCTGGTGATCAGTATGTTGCAGGCCGCTACCCAGATAAACGAAATGACGCTTTCGTTTATTCCCAAAATCCTTGCCGTGTTTGTCACCATTATCGTTGCCGGGCCGTGGATGCTTAATCTGCTGCTGGATTATATGCGCACGCTGCTGACGAATATTCCGATGAATATTGGATGA
- the fliP gene encoding flagellar type III secretion system pore protein FliP (The bacterial flagellar biogenesis protein FliP forms a type III secretion system (T3SS)-type pore required for flagellar assembly.), translated as MKRWLPFSLLGLLLVMPTAFAQLPGFVSQPMANGGQSWSLPVQTLVFITSLTFLPAILLMMTSFTRIIIVFGLLRSALGTPSAPPNQVLLGLALFLTFFIMAPVFDKIYTDAYQPFSENKIQMDEALEKGSKPLREFMLRQTREADLALFARLANTPPLEGPDVVPMRILLPAYVTSELKTAFQIGFTVFIPFLIIDLVIASVLMALGMMMVPPATIALPFKLMLFVLVDGWQLLVGSLAQSFYS; from the coding sequence ATGAAACGTTGGCTCCCCTTCTCGTTGCTCGGCCTGCTGTTGGTAATGCCTACTGCCTTCGCTCAACTGCCGGGGTTTGTCAGCCAGCCGATGGCAAACGGCGGTCAGAGTTGGTCGCTGCCGGTACAAACGCTGGTCTTTATTACCTCACTGACGTTTTTACCGGCCATTTTGCTAATGATGACCAGCTTCACACGCATCATTATTGTTTTTGGCCTGTTACGCAGCGCGTTAGGCACCCCGTCTGCACCGCCTAACCAGGTCTTGCTTGGCCTGGCGCTATTCCTGACGTTTTTCATTATGGCGCCGGTGTTCGATAAAATTTATACCGATGCCTATCAGCCGTTTAGCGAAAACAAAATCCAGATGGATGAAGCCCTGGAAAAAGGGTCAAAGCCGCTGCGCGAGTTCATGTTGCGACAAACGCGTGAAGCGGATCTCGCGCTGTTTGCGCGTCTGGCGAATACCCCACCGCTCGAAGGTCCGGACGTGGTGCCGATGCGCATCCTGCTACCGGCTTACGTCACCAGCGAGCTGAAAACCGCCTTCCAGATTGGCTTTACGGTCTTTATTCCGTTTTTGATTATCGACCTGGTGATCGCCAGCGTCCTGATGGCGCTGGGGATGATGATGGTGCCCCCGGCAACCATTGCCCTGCCCTTCAAATTAATGCTTTTTGTATTGGTGGATGGCTGGCAGTTGCTGGTGGGCTCGCTTGCGCAAAGTTTCTACAGTTAA
- the fliO gene encoding flagellar biosynthetic protein FliO, with translation MKTQATVQQPATTSAGSTLVQVSGALTAIIIFILLAAWVAKRFGFAPKTGSSKEMKVSASCSVGPRERVVIVDVQDARLVLGVTAGQITHLHTLPAAPVSEIVSPAPPADFQSLMKTLLKRNGKD, from the coding sequence ATGAAAACCCAGGCTACGGTACAACAACCTGCCACCACCAGCGCCGGTTCAACGCTGGTGCAGGTGAGCGGCGCGTTAACGGCGATTATTATTTTCATTCTGCTTGCCGCCTGGGTCGCCAAACGCTTTGGCTTTGCGCCCAAAACGGGTTCGAGCAAAGAGATGAAAGTCAGCGCCAGTTGCAGCGTTGGCCCGCGTGAACGCGTGGTGATTGTGGATGTGCAGGACGCGCGCCTGGTGCTCGGCGTCACCGCCGGGCAAATCACCCATTTGCACACGCTGCCAGCCGCACCGGTGAGCGAAATTGTCTCGCCAGCGCCGCCTGCGGATTTCCAGAGTCTGATGAAAACCCTGCTTAAACGTAACGGGAAAGATTGA
- the fliN gene encoding flagellar motor switch protein FliN: protein MSDINQPSDDNAGSVDDLWADALNEQKVSTKSTADSVFRALEGNDVAGAMQDIDLIMDIPVKLTVELGRTRMTIKELLRLSQGSVVALDGLAGEPLDILINGYLIAQGEVVVVADKYGVRITDIITPSERMRRLSR, encoded by the coding sequence ATGAGTGATATTAATCAACCGTCCGACGACAATGCAGGCTCCGTGGACGATCTGTGGGCTGATGCGCTAAACGAACAGAAAGTCTCCACCAAAAGTACCGCCGACAGCGTGTTCCGCGCGCTGGAAGGGAATGACGTGGCCGGGGCGATGCAGGACATCGACCTGATTATGGATATTCCCGTCAAACTGACGGTGGAGCTGGGTCGCACGCGCATGACGATTAAAGAGCTGCTGCGTTTATCGCAGGGTTCCGTTGTTGCGCTGGATGGTTTAGCGGGCGAACCGCTCGATATTCTGATTAACGGCTATTTGATTGCCCAGGGCGAAGTGGTCGTGGTGGCGGATAAATACGGTGTACGTATCACGGACATCATTACCCCGTCTGAACGTATGCGTCGCCTGAGCCGCTAA
- the fliM gene encoding flagellar motor switch protein FliM — protein sequence MGDSILSQAEIDALLNGDSDNADEPKTSVVNETDIRPYDPNTQRRVVRERLQALEIINERFARQFRMGLFNLLRRSPDITVGAIRIQPYHEFARNLPVPTNLNLMHLKPLRGTGLFVFSPSLVFIAVDNLFGGDGRFPTKVEGREFTHTEQRVINRMLKLALESYSDAWKAIYPLEVEYVRSEMQVKFTNITTSPNDIVVNTPFHVEIGNLTGEFNICLPFSMIEPLRELLVNPPLENSRQEDQSWRDTLVRQVQHSELELIANFADIPLRLSQILKLKPGDVLPIDKPDRILAHVDGVPVLTSQYGTLNGQYALRVEHLINPILNSLNEEQPK from the coding sequence ATGGGCGATAGCATTCTTTCTCAGGCCGAAATTGACGCGCTGTTAAACGGCGACAGCGATAACGCTGACGAACCCAAAACCAGCGTCGTCAACGAAACCGACATTCGTCCGTACGATCCTAATACCCAACGCCGCGTGGTGCGCGAGCGTCTCCAGGCATTAGAGATCATCAACGAGCGGTTTGCGCGTCAGTTCCGTATGGGGCTGTTTAACCTATTACGCCGCAGCCCAGACATTACCGTCGGGGCGATTCGCATTCAGCCGTATCACGAATTTGCCCGTAATTTGCCGGTACCCACCAACCTCAACCTGATGCACCTCAAACCGCTGCGCGGCACCGGTTTATTCGTGTTTTCACCGAGCCTGGTTTTTATCGCCGTTGATAACTTATTCGGCGGCGACGGCCGCTTCCCCACCAAGGTGGAAGGCCGGGAGTTTACCCACACCGAACAGCGCGTGATTAACCGCATGCTGAAGCTGGCGCTGGAATCCTATAGCGATGCATGGAAAGCCATTTATCCGCTCGAAGTGGAATATGTGCGTTCCGAAATGCAGGTGAAATTCACCAATATCACCACGTCGCCTAACGATATTGTAGTGAATACGCCGTTCCACGTGGAAATCGGCAACTTGACCGGCGAGTTTAATATCTGCCTGCCGTTCAGCATGATTGAACCGCTGCGCGAGCTGCTGGTAAACCCGCCGCTGGAAAACTCCCGCCAGGAAGACCAGAGCTGGCGCGATACGTTAGTGCGCCAGGTACAGCATTCCGAGCTGGAACTGATCGCGAACTTCGCTGACATCCCGCTGCGCTTATCACAAATTTTAAAATTGAAGCCGGGCGACGTACTGCCGATTGATAAACCGGACCGGATCCTGGCACACGTTGACGGTGTTCCGGTCCTGACCAGTCAGTACGGCACGCTTAACGGCCAGTACGCTTTGCGCGTCGAACATTTGATCAACCCGATACTGAATTCGCTGAACGAGGAACAGCCCAAATGA
- the fliL gene encoding flagellar basal body-associated protein FliL — translation MTDNALPKGRKRSIWMPLLVLITLAACATAGYSYWRMQQQPASAQVKAPEPPPAPVFFALDTFTVNLGDADRVLYIGITLRLKDEATRQRLSEFLPEVRSRLLLLFSRQDSAALATDEGKQKLVEAIKNTLAPPLVAGQPQQAVSDVLYTAFILR, via the coding sequence ATGACTGACAACGCTTTGCCAAAAGGCCGCAAGCGCTCCATCTGGATGCCGTTACTGGTCCTGATTACTCTTGCAGCCTGTGCTACCGCGGGCTATAGCTACTGGCGTATGCAGCAGCAGCCTGCCTCTGCGCAAGTTAAAGCGCCTGAGCCACCGCCAGCGCCGGTGTTTTTCGCACTGGATACCTTCACCGTGAACCTCGGTGATGCTGACCGCGTGCTGTACATCGGCATCACATTGCGTCTGAAAGATGAAGCCACGCGCCAGCGTTTGAGCGAGTTTCTGCCGGAAGTGCGCAGCCGTTTGCTGCTGCTGTTTTCCCGCCAGGATAGCGCGGCGCTTGCCACCGATGAAGGCAAACAGAAGCTGGTTGAAGCCATAAAGAACACTTTGGCTCCGCCGCTTGTCGCCGGTCAACCTCAACAGGCAGTCAGCGACGTGCTGTATACCGCCTTTATTTTGCGGTAA
- a CDS encoding flagellar hook-length control protein FliK: MITQPLMITSPDVASSTPGPGSAATGDKGFSEDFLSLLGKALPGQLTLADGKTVSLEAALNKTAAKGSATADEKTTLASLLNNLDTPEGLSALLSSVKKTGSDEKLAQVEAQQEQDHSLSTADMQALSALFAMLPQQLPATSAVAIPAEGDKNVSVDLKSLLSGGDIKNAPGNDAPKNAPASDKTIALDATPAAKSVPANTAEPLPDAKTFTVSNAENGNRDAAANNTSTASPLLTPTVSSATVATPATAQIAVPVAPQISAQLGSQEWQQAVSQHITLFTRQGQQSAELRLHPEDLGQIQISMKIDDNQAQLQMVSAHSHVRAALEATLPNLRLALAESGIQLGQSSISSESFAGQQQQQSGQNPQQSPRSASTFPSMGDGEALAVPASVQRLASGNNAVDIFA, translated from the coding sequence ATGATTACACAGCCCCTGATGATAACTTCTCCTGATGTCGCAAGCAGTACGCCTGGCCCTGGGAGTGCTGCAACCGGTGACAAAGGTTTCAGCGAAGATTTCCTGAGCCTGCTGGGCAAAGCGTTACCGGGCCAGCTCACGCTGGCAGATGGCAAAACCGTATCACTCGAAGCGGCGCTTAATAAAACGGCTGCGAAAGGTAGCGCTACGGCCGATGAAAAAACCACGCTTGCGTCGCTGCTGAATAATCTTGATACGCCAGAAGGCTTGTCCGCGCTGTTATCCAGCGTGAAAAAAACCGGCAGCGACGAGAAACTGGCACAGGTTGAAGCGCAGCAGGAGCAGGATCACTCGTTGAGCACTGCTGATATGCAGGCATTAAGCGCGCTGTTTGCCATGTTGCCGCAGCAACTGCCTGCCACCAGCGCAGTCGCTATTCCGGCTGAAGGTGACAAAAATGTTTCCGTCGACCTGAAATCATTACTTTCAGGCGGCGATATTAAAAACGCGCCGGGAAATGACGCACCGAAAAACGCCCCTGCGTCAGATAAAACAATAGCGCTCGATGCCACACCAGCCGCCAAAAGCGTACCGGCCAACACTGCTGAACCTCTTCCGGATGCCAAAACATTTACCGTAAGCAACGCGGAAAATGGCAACCGTGATGCCGCAGCGAACAACACCAGCACCGCTTCCCCACTGCTGACGCCAACCGTCAGTAGCGCAACCGTCGCCACACCTGCCACAGCGCAAATTGCTGTGCCCGTAGCGCCGCAGATTAGCGCGCAGTTAGGAAGCCAGGAGTGGCAGCAGGCCGTCAGCCAGCACATCACGCTGTTCACCCGCCAGGGCCAGCAGAGTGCCGAGTTGCGCCTGCACCCTGAAGATCTGGGCCAGATCCAAATCAGCATGAAGATTGACGATAACCAGGCGCAGTTGCAGATGGTTTCAGCTCACAGCCACGTGCGTGCGGCGCTTGAAGCCACCCTGCCAAACTTACGTCTTGCCCTGGCGGAAAGCGGTATTCAGCTCGGCCAAAGCAGCATCAGCAGCGAAAGTTTTGCGGGCCAGCAGCAACAGCAGTCGGGGCAAAATCCGCAACAGTCACCGCGTTCCGCAAGCACTTTCCCGTCAATGGGTGATGGCGAAGCGCTTGCTGTGCCTGCCAGCGTGCAGCGTTTAGCGTCGGGGAATAACGCGGTGGATATTTTTGCCTGA
- the fliJ gene encoding flagellar export protein FliJ yields the protein MNQSTALDTLRDLAQKEVEDAAVRLGEMRRGCQQAEEQLTMLINYQYEYSSSLNDSMAQGIASNRWQNYQQFIQTLEKAIDQHRQLLLQWNNKVSQALNLWQEKQKRLQAWSTLQDRKAAQMLLAENKLDQKQMDEYAQRATLRKVE from the coding sequence ATGAACCAAAGCACAGCCCTGGATACCCTGCGCGACCTTGCCCAGAAAGAGGTTGAGGATGCGGCGGTACGCTTAGGGGAGATGCGCCGCGGCTGCCAGCAGGCGGAAGAGCAGCTCACTATGCTGATCAACTATCAGTATGAGTACAGCTCCAGCCTCAATGACAGCATGGCTCAGGGCATTGCCAGTAACCGCTGGCAAAATTATCAGCAATTTATACAGACGCTGGAGAAGGCTATCGACCAGCATCGCCAGCTGCTTTTGCAGTGGAATAACAAAGTCAGCCAGGCGCTGAATCTCTGGCAAGAGAAGCAAAAAAGATTGCAGGCCTGGAGCACGTTGCAGGACAGAAAAGCCGCCCAGATGCTGCTGGCTGAAAACAAGCTCGATCAAAAACAGATGGATGAATATGCCCAGCGGGCAACACTGAGGAAAGTAGAATGA